In Streptomyces sp. RFCAC02, the following proteins share a genomic window:
- a CDS encoding histidinol-phosphate transaminase, which translates to MTEQRKTRIDDLPIRDELRGKSPYGAPQIDVPVRLNTNENPHPLPEELVRLIAERVAAAARTLNRYPDRDAVALRTGLAAYLTRTGGGPVLGADRVWAANGSNEIMQQLLQTFGGPGRTAIGFDPSYSMYALLARGTGTGWIAGPRRPDYGIDVAAAVAAVREHAPDIVFICSPNNPTGTAVEAEAVTALYDAAQDAARGGHGALVVVDEAYAEFSHQPSLLRLLDGRPNLVVTRTMSKAFGAAGLRLGYLAADPAVVDAVQLVRLPYHLSAVAQATALAALEFADTLLGYVEELKAERDRLVAELRGMGCDVTESDANFVQFGVFADPHDVWERLLAHGVLVRDNGVPGRLRVSTGTHQENDAFLDAVRAVRKEISE; encoded by the coding sequence GTGACCGAGCAGCGCAAGACCCGTATCGACGACCTGCCCATCAGGGACGAGCTGCGGGGCAAGAGCCCGTACGGCGCGCCGCAGATCGACGTCCCCGTGCGGCTCAACACCAACGAGAACCCCCACCCCCTGCCCGAGGAGCTGGTGCGGCTGATCGCCGAGCGCGTCGCCGCCGCCGCCCGCACCCTCAACCGCTACCCCGACCGCGACGCCGTCGCCCTGCGGACCGGCCTCGCCGCGTACCTCACGCGCACCGGCGGCGGGCCGGTGCTCGGCGCCGACCGCGTGTGGGCCGCCAACGGGTCGAACGAGATCATGCAGCAGCTCCTGCAGACGTTCGGCGGCCCGGGGCGCACCGCCATCGGCTTCGACCCCTCGTACTCGATGTACGCGCTGCTGGCGCGCGGCACCGGCACCGGCTGGATCGCCGGCCCCCGCAGGCCGGACTACGGCATCGACGTCGCCGCCGCCGTCGCCGCCGTCCGCGAGCACGCGCCGGACATCGTGTTCATCTGCTCGCCGAACAACCCGACGGGCACCGCCGTCGAGGCCGAGGCCGTCACCGCCCTGTACGACGCGGCGCAGGACGCCGCCCGGGGCGGGCACGGCGCGCTGGTCGTCGTGGACGAGGCGTACGCCGAGTTCAGCCACCAACCGTCGCTGCTGCGGCTGCTGGACGGCCGGCCCAACCTCGTCGTCACCCGTACCATGTCCAAGGCGTTCGGCGCGGCCGGGCTGCGCCTCGGCTACCTCGCGGCCGACCCGGCCGTCGTGGACGCCGTGCAGCTCGTGCGCCTGCCGTACCACCTCTCCGCCGTCGCGCAGGCCACCGCGCTCGCCGCGCTGGAGTTCGCCGATACGCTGCTCGGGTACGTCGAGGAGCTCAAGGCCGAACGGGACCGGCTGGTCGCGGAGCTGCGCGGCATGGGCTGCGACGTGACGGAGTCCGACGCCAACTTCGTGCAGTTCGGCGTCTTCGCCGACCCGCACGACGTCTGGGAGCGGCTGCTCGCGCACGGCGTGCTCGTCCGGGACAACGGCGTGCCCGGCAGGCTGCGGGTCAGCACGGGCACCCACCAGGAGAACGACGCCTTCCTGGACGCCGTCCGGGCAGTGCGGAAGGAGATCAGCGAATGA